The Blattabacterium cuenoti genome includes a region encoding these proteins:
- the rsmI gene encoding 16S rRNA (cytidine(1402)-2'-O)-methyltransferase gives MLYIVPTPIGNLEDFTFRGLRILKEVDVILVESYKISKKLLNFYNIETQVNIYHIHNEHKIIPYFIKEIKKGKKLALISNAGTPSISDPGFLLIKSCIKASISVECLPGPTALIPALVNSGISTNEFTFIGFLPKKKRKIRLEHLSKENRTIVLYESPHRLLRTLNDIKYFFGLKRNVVICKEISKLFQDTLRGDIEKIISYYENVGKILGEYTIIIEKSY, from the coding sequence ATGTTATATATTGTTCCTACTCCTATAGGAAATTTAGAAGATTTTACTTTCAGAGGATTACGAATATTGAAAGAGGTCGACGTTATTTTAGTAGAAAGTTATAAAATTTCCAAAAAATTATTAAACTTTTATAATATTGAAACTCAAGTAAATATATATCATATTCATAATGAACATAAAATAATCCCTTATTTTATAAAAGAAATTAAGAAAGGAAAAAAATTAGCATTAATATCCAATGCTGGAACACCAAGTATATCAGATCCAGGATTTCTATTGATTAAATCTTGTATAAAAGCTTCTATTTCTGTAGAGTGTTTACCTGGTCCTACAGCTTTAATTCCAGCATTAGTTAATTCAGGAATCTCTACTAATGAGTTCACTTTTATTGGTTTTTTACCTAAAAAAAAAAGAAAAATTAGATTAGAACATCTATCTAAAGAAAATAGAACTATTGTATTATATGAATCTCCTCATAGACTGTTACGAACATTGAACGATATAAAATATTTTTTTGGATTAAAAAGAAATGTTGTAATCTGCAAAGAGATATCTAAATTATTTCAAGATACATTAAGAGGAGACATAGAAAAAATAATTTCATATTATGAAAACGTCGGAAAAATATTAGGAGAATATACTATTATCATTGAAAAAAGTTACTAA
- a CDS encoding aspartate-semialdehyde dehydrogenase, giving the protein MKLGIVGVTGMVGRVMVDVLEKTNFPVKELYLSASEKSIGKEFYFKERIYKVISLHDLLLKKPNIVLFSAGSSISKEWAPKFAKEGATVIDNSSAWRMDPGKKLIVPEINASFLEKKDNIIANPNCSTIQLAMVLFPLHIEYKINRVVVSTYQSVTGTGKKALNQLNQEKEGYFNVHKVYPHSIYQNVLPHCDSFTENNYTIEEMKLIKETKKIINDQNIAITATAVRVPVIGGHSESVNITFQKKPSIDRIYEILSKTKGVVVQDNPQKNIYPMPLYAQGKDEVFVGRIRDDFSFQNSINIWIVSDNLRKGAATNAIQIAKYLINKKYV; this is encoded by the coding sequence ATGAAACTAGGAATAGTTGGTGTTACAGGTATGGTAGGACGTGTCATGGTAGATGTTTTAGAAAAAACAAATTTTCCAGTGAAAGAATTATATCTTTCTGCTTCTGAAAAATCTATAGGGAAAGAATTTTATTTCAAGGAAAGAATATATAAGGTTATTAGTTTACATGATTTATTGTTAAAAAAACCAAATATTGTTTTATTTTCAGCGGGTTCAAGTATATCAAAAGAATGGGCTCCTAAATTTGCAAAAGAGGGGGCAACTGTTATAGATAATTCTTCTGCGTGGAGAATGGATCCTGGTAAAAAATTAATTGTTCCTGAAATTAATGCTTCTTTTTTGGAAAAAAAAGATAATATTATTGCTAATCCTAACTGTTCTACAATACAATTAGCAATGGTTTTATTCCCCTTGCACATAGAATACAAAATTAATAGGGTAGTAGTTTCTACTTACCAGTCAGTAACAGGAACAGGAAAAAAAGCTTTGAATCAATTGAATCAAGAAAAAGAAGGATATTTTAATGTTCACAAAGTATATCCGCATTCTATTTATCAAAATGTTTTACCTCATTGTGATTCTTTTACAGAAAATAATTATACAATAGAGGAAATGAAACTTATCAAAGAAACAAAAAAAATAATAAATGATCAAAATATAGCCATTACAGCTACAGCTGTACGTGTTCCTGTTATAGGAGGGCACTCAGAAAGTGTAAATATTACATTTCAAAAGAAACCCAGTATAGATCGTATTTATGAAATTTTATCTAAAACAAAAGGAGTAGTTGTTCAAGATAATCCACAAAAAAACATTTATCCCATGCCATTATATGCACAAGGAAAAGATGAAGTATTTGTTGGTAGAATTAGAGATGATTTTTCATTTCAAAATTCTATAAATATTTGGATAGTTTCTGATAATCTTCGTAAAGGAGCAGCGACAAATGCTATTCAAATTGCAAAATATTTAATAAATAAAAAATATGTTTAG
- the gmk gene encoding guanylate kinase, with protein sequence MKKGKMIILSGSSGSGKTTISHCLLSKFPNLKFSVSCTTRSIRNNEKHGKDYYFISMNSFISKIKKHQFAEWEEVYPKLFYGTLKDEISKIFKSNKHVLFDVDVKGGLSLKKQYPNNSLSIFIMVHSIKILKERLLMRKSEQSDNQINTRLNKVKKENSYAKLFDFVLFNIDLFQTKKKAVQLVSNFIYDK encoded by the coding sequence ATGAAAAAAGGGAAAATGATCATTTTATCAGGATCTTCTGGATCTGGAAAAACTACTATTTCACATTGTTTACTTTCAAAATTTCCAAATTTAAAGTTTTCTGTATCGTGTACCACACGATCAATTCGGAACAATGAAAAACATGGAAAAGATTATTATTTCATATCCATGAACAGTTTTATTTCTAAGATAAAAAAACATCAATTTGCAGAATGGGAAGAAGTTTATCCTAAATTATTTTATGGAACTTTAAAGGACGAAATTTCAAAAATTTTTAAATCTAATAAACATGTTTTATTCGACGTTGATGTTAAAGGAGGATTAAGTTTAAAAAAACAATATCCAAACAATTCACTATCTATATTTATTATGGTTCATTCAATAAAAATTCTAAAAGAAAGACTTTTAATGAGAAAATCTGAACAATCAGATAACCAAATAAATACACGTTTAAATAAAGTGAAAAAAGAAAATAGTTATGCAAAATTATTTGACTTTGTTCTATTTAACATTGATTTATTCCAAACAAAGAAAAAAGCAGTTCAACTAGTTTCTAATTTTATCTATGATAAATAA
- a CDS encoding RpiB/LacA/LacB family sugar-phosphate isomerase, whose translation MRIAIGSDHTGVYYKFLINNFLTEVGYKIKDFGYSKYGEKVDYPDFIHPTAEFVENGKANFGIIICGSGNGAAMTANKYKKIRAALVWKKEVAVLARKHNNANIISLPARFLDKNEVLEIIEIFLRTNFEGGRHRIRISKIPIKYNPQ comes from the coding sequence ATGAGAATAGCAATAGGATCTGATCATACGGGAGTATATTATAAATTTTTGATAAACAATTTTTTAACAGAAGTAGGATACAAAATTAAAGATTTTGGGTATTCTAAATATGGGGAAAAAGTTGATTACCCTGATTTTATTCATCCTACAGCTGAATTTGTAGAAAATGGAAAGGCCAATTTTGGAATTATTATATGTGGAAGTGGGAATGGAGCAGCAATGACTGCCAATAAATATAAAAAAATTCGTGCTGCTTTAGTATGGAAAAAAGAAGTTGCTGTTCTAGCTAGAAAACACAATAACGCTAATATTATTAGTTTACCAGCACGTTTTTTAGATAAAAATGAAGTTTTAGAAATTATAGAAATATTTCTAAGAACCAATTTTGAAGGAGGAAGACATAGAATCAGAATAAGTAAAATACCAATTAAATATAATCCTCAGTAG
- a CDS encoding phosphoglycerate kinase, which produces MLEDIKTINDFDFKDQIVLLRVDFNVPIDKYYQITDDTRIQSSLPTIQKILSEKGKIVLLSHFGRPKGIPSKTYSLKFLTSFLSEKLKITVNFCEDCIGKNAEKKVSELKNGEILLLENLRFYKEEEKENENFAFELSKLGNIYVNDAFGVSHRMHTSITILPKFFGKKKCIGLLMQKEIQFLKKFLSGKGEKPITVLLGGAKISSKIEIIENLIDFADHILIGGGMSYPFIKIMGGKIGKSLIEKDKKIEKILNKILDKCQEKNKKNILSFPKDVIIADSFKNTSNTKISPIDSIPYGWMGLDIGPSSIKYFCNIIEKSKTILWNGPVGVFELTNFSLGTRSIAKTIAKATEKGAFSLVGGGDSIASLKMEGCDKKISYLSTGGGALLESLKNKILPGIKAIINT; this is translated from the coding sequence ATGTTAGAGGATATAAAAACTATCAATGATTTTGATTTCAAAGATCAAATAGTCTTACTAAGAGTAGATTTTAATGTTCCTATAGATAAATATTATCAAATAACGGATGATACACGCATTCAATCCAGTCTTCCGACTATTCAAAAAATACTTTCTGAAAAAGGAAAAATAGTCCTTCTTTCTCATTTTGGAAGACCTAAAGGGATCCCTTCTAAAACTTATTCTTTAAAATTTTTAACTTCTTTTTTATCCGAAAAATTAAAAATTACAGTAAATTTTTGTGAGGATTGTATAGGAAAAAATGCAGAAAAAAAAGTTAGTGAATTAAAAAATGGAGAAATTTTATTATTGGAAAATCTTCGTTTTTACAAAGAAGAAGAAAAGGAAAATGAAAATTTTGCTTTTGAATTGTCTAAATTAGGAAATATTTATGTGAATGATGCTTTTGGAGTATCTCATCGTATGCATACTTCTATCACTATTCTTCCTAAATTTTTTGGAAAAAAAAAATGTATAGGACTTCTTATGCAAAAAGAAATTCAATTTTTGAAAAAATTTTTGTCAGGAAAAGGAGAAAAACCAATTACAGTTTTATTAGGAGGAGCAAAAATTTCTTCAAAAATTGAAATTATTGAAAATCTCATTGATTTTGCAGATCATATATTAATAGGAGGAGGGATGTCTTATCCATTCATCAAAATAATGGGCGGAAAAATAGGAAAATCTCTTATTGAAAAAGATAAGAAAATTGAAAAAATATTAAATAAGATTCTTGATAAATGTCAAGAAAAAAACAAAAAAAATATTTTGTCTTTTCCAAAAGACGTTATTATTGCTGATTCATTTAAAAATACATCAAATACTAAAATTTCTCCTATTGATTCTATTCCATATGGATGGATGGGTTTAGATATAGGCCCTTCTTCTATAAAATACTTTTGCAACATTATAGAAAAATCAAAAACTATTTTATGGAATGGTCCAGTAGGAGTTTTCGAATTGACTAATTTTTCTTTAGGAACCAGATCTATAGCAAAAACAATTGCAAAAGCAACTGAAAAAGGAGCTTTTTCTTTAGTAGGAGGTGGAGATTCTATCGCCTCACTAAAAATGGAAGGATGTGATAAAAAAATCAGTTATTTATCTACCGGAGGAGGGGCATTATTAGAGAGTTTGAAAAATAAAATACTTCCTGGAATAAAAGCTATTATAAATACATAA
- a CDS encoding superoxide dismutase: MSFKLPKLSYSYKDFEPYIDRKTMEIHYNKHHASYTENLNRAISGTDMMNFTIEKIMKRACMETPAVRNNSGGFYNHNLFWEILIPHSEYTSPSIFLNEIFSKNFGSFDSFKNQFSTAASNRFGSGWAWLCVKENKLTICSTANQDNPIMSGIGCEGIPILGLDVWEHAYYLKYQNRRLDYISSFWNIINWKKVEENYNKIVN, from the coding sequence ATGTCATTCAAACTTCCAAAATTATCTTATTCATATAAGGATTTTGAACCTTATATAGATCGAAAAACTATGGAAATCCATTATAATAAACATCATGCATCTTACACAGAGAACTTGAATCGAGCTATATCTGGAACAGATATGATGAATTTTACTATAGAAAAAATTATGAAAAGAGCTTGTATGGAAACTCCAGCAGTACGCAATAATAGTGGAGGTTTTTACAATCATAACCTTTTTTGGGAGATATTAATTCCTCATTCAGAGTATACAAGTCCAAGTATATTTCTAAATGAAATTTTTTCGAAAAATTTCGGTTCTTTTGATTCTTTTAAAAATCAATTTTCTACTGCTGCATCTAATCGTTTTGGTTCAGGATGGGCCTGGTTATGTGTAAAAGAAAACAAATTGACAATTTGTTCTACAGCAAATCAAGATAATCCTATTATGTCTGGAATAGGTTGTGAAGGAATTCCAATATTAGGATTAGATGTTTGGGAACATGCTTACTATCTAAAATATCAGAATCGTCGTTTAGACTACATATCTTCTTTTTGGAATATTATTAATTGGAAAAAAGTAGAAGAAAATTACAATAAAATAGTAAACTAA
- the folB gene encoding dihydroneopterin aldolase, with the protein MGKIILENIRLFGYHGCMQEEGRIGSHYTTNIEIELNINEAAIHDDLSKTVDYVHLYSLVEEEMKINSKLIEHLAKRIIQRIRKRYKEFLIKHIKVKICKENPPLQGDVDRVCVILDD; encoded by the coding sequence ATGGGTAAAATAATCCTAGAAAATATCAGATTATTTGGATATCATGGATGTATGCAGGAAGAAGGACGTATAGGTTCTCATTATACCACTAACATAGAAATTGAATTAAATATTAATGAAGCTGCTATTCATGATGATTTATCAAAAACTGTTGATTATGTACATTTATACTCTCTTGTGGAAGAAGAAATGAAGATTAATTCTAAATTGATAGAACATTTAGCAAAAAGAATAATTCAAAGAATTAGAAAAAGATATAAAGAATTTTTGATTAAACATATAAAAGTAAAAATTTGTAAAGAAAACCCCCCATTACAAGGAGACGTAGATAGAGTGTGTGTTATTTTAGATGATTAA